The following are encoded in a window of Castanea sativa cultivar Marrone di Chiusa Pesio chromosome 9, ASM4071231v1 genomic DNA:
- the LOC142610128 gene encoding akuammiline synthase 2-like produces the protein MVHVNIVSREIIRPFSPAIHHLKPFKLSLLDQFIPTTYIPLILFYSKSPQTSSTDHLKNSLSETLNSFYPFSGRMKDNLFIDFYNEGIPYNETRVHCCLSDFLQHLKTESLNQFLPCCPFRKEPKPMEVPQLAVQVNIFDCGGIAIGLCASHKITDGATLSAFLNTWAAIAGGPCNKLVRPNFSEASSLAYFPPRNIWPRIVAALMERLWFKEDKYKTRRFVFDAKAIATLKEKAKSEQVQNPTRAESLSSFIYIHARAASRLTSSSPRPSILVQGVNIRRKINPHMSYNSMGNLFWHAYVAHDYNSVESTEIKLRGLVATLREAVAKIDSDVRILQGHEGFTTIIKYLYREAAMVFKNPEFFAFTSWLTFGFDEIDFGWGKPVWVGLMGEGSSCRNLIVLQNTTSGNGIEAWVTLEENIMSILEQDPEFLAFATLNPSVLIQ, from the coding sequence ATGGTACACGTTAATATCGTCTCAAGAGAAATCATCAGACCATTTTCACCAGCAATTCATCATCtaaaacccttcaaactctctctcttggACCAGTTCATTCCTACAACCTATATTCCACTTATCCTGTTTTACTCCAAGAGTCCCCAGACCTCTTCCACCGATCACCTAAAAAACTCACTCTCAGAAACCCTAAatagcttctacccattttctGGAAGGATGAAAGACAACCtctttattgatttttacaaCGAGGGCATTCCATATAATGAGACCCGTGTCCATTGCTGTCTATCTGACTTTCTTCAACATCTTAAAACAGAGTCTTTAAACCAATTTCTTCCTTGCTGTCCATTTCGCAAAGAACCAAAACCAATGGAAGTTCCCCAATTGGCCGTACAAgtcaacatatttgattgtggTGGAATAGCAATCGGCTTATGCGCGTCACATAAGATCACAGATGGAGCCACCCTGAGTGCTTTCCTCAATACTTGGGCTGCCATTGCAGGCGGACCTTGTAACAAATTAGTACGTCCTAATTTTTCCGAGGCATCATCGTTAGCATACTTCCCTCCACGCAATATATGGCCTCGTATTGTTGCAGCTTTAATGGAAAGGCTTTGGTTCAAAGAAGACAAGTACAAGACAAGGCGATTTGTGTTTGATGCCAAGGCCATAGCTACTCTAAAGGAGAAAGCAAAGAGTGAACAAGTGCAAAACCCAACCCGAGCTGAATCACTGTCTAGTTTCATTTATATACATGCTAGAGCTGCTTCTAGATTAACATCTAGTTCTCCAAGGCCATCTATACTGGTCCAAGGGGTAAACATCCGGCGAAAAATAAATCCACACATGTCGTATAATTCTATGGGTAATCTCTTTTGGCATGCATACGTAGCCCATGATTATAACTCAGTAGAGTCGACAGAGATCAAGCTTCGTGGCTTGGTGGCAACCCTAAGAGAAGCTGTGGCAAAAATTGACAGTGATGTGAGAATTCTGCAAGGTCATGAAGGTTTTACAACCATAATCAAGTACTTATACCGGGAGGCAGCAATGGTTTTTAAAAACCCAGAATTTTTTGCTTTCACTAGTTGGTTGACGTTTGGTTTTGATGAAATCGACTTTGGATGGGGAAAACCCGTTTGGGTTGGGCTCATGGGGGAAGGTAGTTCTTGTAGGAATCTCATCGTGCTCCAAAACACCACCTCTGGCAATGGAATTGAGGCATGGGTGACCTTAGAAGAAAACATTATGTCTATATTGGAGCAAGATCCTGAATTCCTTGCCTTTGCTACTTTAAACCCAAGTGTTTTAATCCAATGA